One segment of Salvelinus fontinalis isolate EN_2023a chromosome 12, ASM2944872v1, whole genome shotgun sequence DNA contains the following:
- the LOC129866870 gene encoding early endosome antigen 1-like isoform X3 — MVLCGVEEGTRQSSRTPEGPQNDGQTGLEDSALAIKLNEAETETFNIKQMKDLFEQKAAQLATDIVDVKSRYDEEKSLREAADQRLANLSQELQRERQDTDRLHTELLQRPGVEDVGVLQKELIQVQTLMDRMTREREEESEHLKSKYEQLQADHTSSEIRKLEKTISQLKAELEKGPQEAAVYTQQIHQLQSSLNNLQQQSQMLSEKLLRREKEFQELEEGLRAEQVSKKTAQASLHQRELEVQELQARAVGAEASLQRAQAELGERGEEAGRLRREVAELEAKHREVKTERKQLQQQREERESQGLAQQSEICQLHAKLLEAERQLGEVQGRLKEQRQLSGEKLKDREQQAADLQIKLSRSEEQLKENSSKTLDLQHQLEKAKQQHQELQGLQQNTNTKLREAQNDLEQVLRQIGDKDQKIQNLEALLQKTKDSVSQLEAEREDLVAKIQAGEGETAVLNQLQEKNHTLQTQVTHLTDKLKNQSESHKQAQDNLHKQVQEQKTLLRAAQDQAQAVETSIKEVNAQLTESREKVAQLDTQLKAKIEMLLSAEAAKATQRVDLENHLETAQHALQDKQQELSKSQACVEEQSQRLQARQEQCGQLEASLKEVKDELLISEQRVEQLEVRAKKAEAEGVELRAAREQAQQEVQKLQKQGSEVKGKLKELGCLLETEKAGAAALQVELKRKTSSLSDTRQQLEQCEQEKTSLQTNLDKLAQEGQTQQAELDRKAQGLARELQTAQQEKEAQGKELVAVKDGLAKASKAMKDSQSQLDKERKSSKAVLEEKEKSHEKARQELLKATEATTKEMAEVKGQLDKIREAEKGLNMQLTALTEQHSKTQEALKEKEKGVQQLQAQLTTAQGSFSQEKKKLESQVTELQGSHAKKAEEEGRLREQVSGLGQDLSSERTRTTELQKVLEQSQQGLAKLQSDYYGKESELSSLRQDLKASEERLTLSQKELSANRIQLTGLEGQVQEVKAARASLEQELVKRDQKLGQQETALKDLQKQQGVTQEELQKERSRAEELSQTKAALEKDTTRQGSELKALGERSDKELRELREAKQLLIQQKLEMQGRVEEVQAALEQEKTLHQATRDSVNQKEEKLRAETQEIHAQLASERNAREGQAKRGEEAEARLGLQVTALNENVATLKREWQGSQRHCEELEKQTDELRGEIAVLEATVQNNQDERRALLERCVKGEGEMEKLQAKVVEMRRKLDDTTAAMQELGRENQSLQIKQSQSLTRKWAEDHEVQNCMDCGKGFSLAIRKHHCRHCGNIFCAECSAKNALIPSSKKPVRVCETCFEDLQA; from the exons ATGGTTCTCTGCGGAGTTGAAGAAGGAACTAGACAAAGTTCAAGGACACCTGAA GGTCCACAGAATGATGGCCAGACAGGATTAGAGGATTCTG CCTTGGCGATTAAGCTGAACGAGGCGGAGACAGAGACGTTCAACATCAAGCAGATGAAAGACCTGTTTGAGCAGAAGGCTGCCCAGCTGGCCACAGATATTGTGG ATGTCAAGTCTCGTTATGATGAGGAGAAGAGCCTGAGGGAGGCTGCAGACCAGAGGCTGGCGAATCTGAGCCaggagctacagagagagaggcaagacACGGACCGGCTCCACACTGAACTG CTGCAGCGGCCAGGAGTGGAGGACGTGGGGGTACTGCAGAAGGAGCTGATTCAGGTGCAGACGTTGATGGACAGGATGACAcgtgagagggaggaggagtcagaacacctcaagagtaaatatgAGCAGCTGCAGGCTGACCACACCAGCTCAGAG ATCCGGAAACTGGAG aagACCATCTCCCAGCTGAAGGCAGAGCTAGAGAAGGGACCTCAGGAGGCAGCCGTGTACACCCAGCAGATTCACCAACTCCAGAGCTCTCTGAACAACCTGCAGCAACAGAGCCAG ATGCTTTCAGAGAAGCTGCTGCGCAGGGAGAAGGAGTTTCAGGAGCTGGAGGAAGGCCTGAGGGCCGAGCAAGTCTCCAAGAAGACAGCCCAGGCCAGCCTGCACCAGAGGGAGCTGGAGGTGCAAGAGCTCCAGGCCCGGGCAGTGGGTGCCGAGGCCAGCCTGCAGAGAGCCCAGGCAGAGCTGGGGGAGCggggggaggaagcagggaggcTCCGAAGGGAGGTGGCTGAGCTGGAGGCCAAGCACAGGGAGGTGAAGACTGAGAGGAAGCAGCTGCagcagcagagggaggagagggagagccaGGGCCTGGCGCAGCAGAGTGAGATCTGCCAG CTGCATGCTAAGCTACTGGAGGCGGAGCGGCAGCTGGGGGAGGTGCAGGGCCGTCTGAAGGAGCAGAGGCAGCTCTCTGGGGAGAAACTGAAGGACCGCGAGCAACAAGCCGCCGACCTGCAGATCAAATTGTCCCGCTCAGAGGAACAG TTGAAGGAGAACAGCAGTAAGACATTGGACCTGCAGCACCAGCTGGAGAAAGCTAAGCAGCAACACCAGGAGCTCCAgggcctgcagcaaaacaccaaCACCAAGCTCAGAGAGGCACAG AATGACCTGGAGCAGGTGCTGCGTCAGATCGGGGACAAGGACCAGAAGATCCAGAACCTGGAGGCCCTGCTGCAGAAGACCAAGGACAGCGTGAGTCAGCTGGAGGCCGAGAGGGAGGACCTGGTGGCCAAGATCcaggctggggagggagagacggccGTGCTCAACCAGCTGCAGGAGAAGAACCACACACTACAGACGcag GTCACACACCTGACAGACAAACTGAAGAACCAATCGGAGAGCCACAAGCAGGCCCAGGACAACCTCCACAAGCAGGTGCAGGAGCAGAAGACCCTCCTGCGGGCGGCACAGGACCAAGCCCAGGCTGTGGAGACCTCTATAAAGGAAGTGAACGCCCAGCTGACCGAGAGCAGGGAGAAGGTGGCCCAATTGGACACACAG TTGAAGGCTAAGATCGAGATGCTGCTGTCGGCCGAGGCCGCCAAGGCAACCCAGAGAGTAGACCTGGAGAACCACCTGGAGACAGCCCAGCATGCACTGCAGGACAAGCAGCAG GAGCTGAGTAAGAGCCAGGCGTGTGTGGAGGAGCAGAGCCAGAGGCTGCAGGCGAGACAGGAGCAGTGTGGCCAGCTGGAGGCCAGTCTGAAGGAGGTCAAAGACGAACTACTGATCTCAGAACAGCGCGTAGAGCAGCTGGAGGTGCGGGCCAAG AAAGCGGAGGCGGAGGGGGTGGAGCTGCGTGCTGCCAGGGAACAGGCCCAGCAGGAAGTGCAGAAGCTCCAGAAGCAGGGGTCGGAGGTCAAGGGAAAGCTGAAGGAGCTGGGTTGCCTATTGGAGACTGAGAAGGCTGG GGCTGCTGCGTTACAGGTGGAGCTGAAGAGAAAAACCTCCTCCCTGAGTGACACGCGACAGCAGCTGGAGCAATGTGAGCAGGAGAAGACCTCCCTCCAGACCAACTTGGACAAGCTAGCCCAGGAGGGGCAGACGCAGCAGGCAGAGCTGGACAGGAAAGCCCAGGGCTTGGCCAGAGAGCTCCAGACGGCCCAGCAGGAGAAGGAGGCCCAGGGGAAAGAGCTGGTCGCGGTCAAGGATGGCCTGGCTAAGGCCTCCAAAGCCATGAAGGACAGCCAGAGCCAGCTGGACAAGGAGAGGAAGAGCAGCAAGGCAGTTCTGGAGGAGAAG GAGAAGTCCCATGAGAAGGCCAGACAGGAACTGCTGAAGGCCACAGAGGCCACCACCAAGGAGATGGCAGAGGTCAAAGGGCAGCTGGACAAGATCAGAGAG GCAGAAAAAGGGCTGAATATGCAGCTGACTGCATTAACAGAGCAACACAGCAAGACCCAGGAGGCCctgaaagagaaggagaagggagTGCAGCAGCTACAGGCACAGCTGACGACAGCCCAGGGGTCCTTCAGCCAGGAAAAGAAGAAGCTGGAAAGCCAAGTGACCGAGCTGCAAGGATCACATGCCAAGAAG GCTGAGGAGGAGGGTCGTCTGAGGGAACAGGTGTCAGGCCTCGGCCAGGATTTGAGCTCTGAGAGGACCAGGACCACTGAGCTGCAGAAGGTTCTAGAGCAGAGTCAGCAAGGCCTGGCCAAGCTACAGTCTGACTACTACGGCAAGGAGTCAGAGTTGTCATCTCTTAGACAGGACCTCAAG GCTTCTGAGGAGAGGCTGACCCTGTCCCAGAAGGAGTTATCTGCTAACCGGATCCAGCTGACTGGTCTGGAGGGGCAGGTGCAGGAGGTAAAGGCTGCCAGGGCCTCCCTGGAGCAGGAGCTGGTTAAACGGGACCAGAAGCTTGGCCAGCAGGAGACAGCCCTCAAAGACTTGCAGAAACAACAG GGTGTGACCCAGGAGGAGCTGcagaaggagaggagcagagcgGAGGAGCTGAGCCAGACTAAGGCTGCACTGGAGAAGGACACAACCAGACAGGGCTCTGAGCTGAAGGCACTCGGGGAGAGGAGTGACAAG GAGTTGAGGGAGCTGCGGGAAGCCAAGCAACTGTTGATCCAGCAGAAGCTGGAGATGCAGGGCCGGGTGGAAGAGGTGCAGGCAGCCCTGGAGCAGGAGAAGACCCTGCACCAAGCCACCAGAGACAGTGTTAACCAGAAAGAGGAGAAGCTACGGGCAGAGACCCAGGAGATCCATGCCCAGCTG GCGTCAGAGCGTAATGCTCGGGAGGGGCAGGCGAAGCGGGGAGAGGAGGCGGAGGCGCGGCTGGGCCTGCAGGTGACGGCGCTCAACGAGAACGTGGCCACGCTGAAGAGGGAGTGGCAGGGGAGCCAGCGGCACTGCGAGGAGCTGGAGAAGCAGACGGATGAACTGCGGGGCGAGATCGCCGTGCTGGAGGCCACCGTGCAGAACAACCAGGACGAGAGGCGCGCGCTgctggagag GTGTGTGAAGggtgagggggagatggagaaacTGCAGGCCAAAGTAGTGGAGATGAGGAGGAAACTGGATGATACGACAGC